From a region of the Mercurialis annua linkage group LG1-X, ddMerAnnu1.2, whole genome shotgun sequence genome:
- the LOC126662525 gene encoding pentatricopeptide repeat-containing protein At5g42450, mitochondrial — MKNYRLSLSLALRRNTHSIAWGNVDRPEFSPISSDISLQNLEISFTKNVHKLFDEMPDQDVLSVTTLIGRFARRHQYKEAICVFSRMFLVNIKPNEYTFATVIHSSTVIKDIYSGMQFHACAMKMGLHSSVFVGSAMLNYYAKLCSIEEARIAFDDIRNPNVVSYTTLIHGYLKKGRSVDALRLFKEMPERNVVSWNAVIGGFSQMGHNEEAVDLFVEMLREGFVPDQSTFPCLITAASNIASLGIGKSFHAWVVKSLCSSNVFIGNSLVSFYAKCGSMEDSLLVFDELPDRNIVSWNAVICGFAQNGRGEDAVIFFERMRVAARLRPNSVTLLGLLWACNHAGLVEKGYSYFNQIRVEEPGMLKPEHYACMVDLLSRFGRLNEAARFLHDLPFDPGIGFWKALLGGCHIHSNTELSDLVAQKIIALDPEDVSSYVMLSNAYSAAGKWQNVSAIRREMKEKGLKRIPGCSWMEVQSKIHVFVNSDKSHHEKDDIYSFLNFCIEQLRDTENTPFLVDY; from the coding sequence ATGAAAAACTATAGATTGTCTCTGTCTCTTGCTTTACGCAGAAATACTCACAGTATAGCTTGGGGAAATGTCGATAGACCCGAATTTTCGCCTATTTCATCGGACATTTCATTACAGAATTTGGAAATTAGCTTCACGAAGAATGTTCATAAACTATTCGACGAAATGCCTGACCAAGATGTTTTATCGGTCACGACTTTAATTGGGCGGTTTGCTAGGCGGCATCAGTATAAAGAAGCTATATGTGTATTTTCGAGAATGTTTTTGGTGAATATTAAGCCGAATGAGTATACATTTGCTACTGTTATTCACTCGTCGACTGTAATTAAGGATATTTATTCGGGAATGCAGTTTCATGCTTGTGCGATGAAGATGGGGCTTCATTCTAGTGTGTTTGTGGGTAGTGCGATGTTGAACTATTACGCCAAGTTGTGTTCGATTGAGGAAGCTCGGATTGCTTTTGACGATATTCGAAATCCTAATGTTGTGTCCTACACGACTTTGATACATGGTTACTTGAAGAAAGGGAGGAGCGTTGATGCTCTTCGGCTTTTTAAAGAGATGCCTGAAAGAAATGTGGTGTCGTGGAATGCAGTGATTGGGGGGTTTAGCCAAATGGGTCACAATGAAGAGGCTGTAGATCTTTTTGTTGAAATGCTGAGAGAAGGTTTCGTGCCTGATCAATCTACATTTCCTTGTCTCATTACTGCAGCTTCAAATATTGCTTCACTTGGAATTGGCAAAAGTTTTCATGCTTGGGTTGTTAAGTCCTTGTGTAGCTCTAACGTGTTTATTGGAAATTCTTTAGTTAGCTTTTACGCAAAATGTGGAAGCATGGAAGATAGTCTCTTGGTGTTTGATGAACTTCCTGATCGAAATATTGTATCATGGAATGCTGTAATTTGTGGTTTTGCACAGAATGGAAGAGGAGAGGATGCGGTAATCTTCTTTGAGAGGATGAGAGTTGCAGCAAGATTGAGACCTAATAGTGTTACTCTTCTTGGCCTTTTATGGGCTTGTAATCACGCTGGTCTTGTCGAAAAGGGTTATTCATACTTCAACCAAATAAGGGTTGAAGAACCTGGCATGTTGAAACCTGAACACTATGCCTGTATGGTTGATTTACTCTCTCGTTTTGGTCGTTTGAACGAAGCAGCAAGGTTTCTTCACGATCTGCCTTTTGATCCAGGAATTGGGTTCTGGAAAGCATTACTTGGAGGATGTCATATCCACTCAAATACAGAATTGAGCGACTTAGTAGCTCAGAAGATCATAGCTTTGGATCCTGAAGATGTTTCATCATATGTAATGCTGTCAAATGCTTATTCCGCTGCTGGAAAATGGCAGAACGTGTCAGCGATAAGGAGGGAAATGAAAGAGAAGGGATTAAAAAGGATTCCAGGTTGTAGTTGGATGGAAGTTCAAAGCAAAATTCATGTCTTTGTTAATAGCGACAAGAGTCATCACGAAAAGGATGACATTTACAGTTTCTTGAACTTTTGTATTGAGCAGTTGAGAGACACTGAAAACACCCCATTTTTAGTAGACTATTAA